In Drosophila pseudoobscura strain MV-25-SWS-2005 chromosome 4, UCI_Dpse_MV25, whole genome shotgun sequence, the following proteins share a genomic window:
- the LOC4817537 gene encoding uncharacterized protein: protein MRGLVIYVLLTGLFYFSEGKPCPEKTRPHKTRCDAYYRCRELASNSHVWVPVKCNEGLVYETSLGGCVLPGEDWECITPSEVSSSTPSTSHSDADILIVNDMDEAGLLLSEPSAHHNEHSDDGTVEIVLDSTLSSEEQEEEGHKQTSSTEIQEEESSSLQHFDSSGDGELMELDSPPPKVENREDELELHHEHTLDMHHMSDVTHRPDVEQLKAELKQAASVSELAKPGSQIDPQLTAHLQRLSQLIDGLQQTYQKTDKLQADMRPDQLNAFLAHFDIKNRYEMMNPMEATTQQATSTSTTTPEPPRHSTTKLPEANRNKTRLQEHLSKHRLEPETKLMLSNSLPFNGATGQGYANSQIVVNRPEGSVMFALPPQYGMSQEQGGSSYTSQQTHSQTHSQSHEYSDHEPKISEDTLKTVLELSKQMIAAQNVPKVLPNPGFNGYYAQPILQPVYLSAHGNPFQQYYAPQPMPSHYMQHKKHSSGSSSGNGGYNKPSTTIIHNNVIPVHLSSTSSGEKEVLDTYGHSLGVYPSLDKHQPSGMDYMTTARPTPTVSSQYPSPFASEYTLTTPRPFQEQPSAATVSTYYTPSPHLSEQNVNRIFQATESYPTMNMPRPMDMSMFPGGHLEPGQVSIRPNSQKIESMEMDADEMIKASSYGNGNGNGNSSPHVLTYSSDGGISGGGGGGGGMSHQLAPSGAYLDQSYNQQQQQQPQQHHHHPYMPRPTMSSNMYSDSDGNMELNMFSNMNPYTPGKVNYGGGSSNPSPNGQLVNFNGNFISLDVFQKSILPLLTKSPSAMSELGNVEVITCQTGVRQPNQTDCTRYFVCSKKDGKVLSYSCPPYTGFNKQTRICDAQTYAQCGSVMPAFSGYTIDSNRRLQMETIKMLSEAKRRQEAALKAQSIASLLQQYGNTETGGISSGISSNIEQDSMDNGYMVNLSDMSPATTTARPPIIIQSSSNSIGSSSSSGSSSGGSVKKRKYYCKEGDKIPDQTSISSYFVCYKNAQGQMKGHKMNCSKSLLFCPKTLMCTLASKCQD, encoded by the exons ATGAGGGGCCTGGTGATATATGTGTTGCTAACGGGTTTATTTTACTTTTCCGAAG GCAAACCCTGCCCTGAAAAGACACGCCCCCACAAGACCCGCTGCGACGCCTACTACAGGTGCCGGGAGCTGGCCTCCAACTCCCATGTCTGGGTTCCGGTGAAATGTAACGAGGGTCTGGTGTACGAAACGAGTCTGGGCGGCTGCGTTCTGCCCGGCGAGGACTGGGAGTGTATCACCCCCAGTGAGGTTTCGAGCTCTACGCCTTCCACCAGCCACTCGGATGCGGATATACTCATTGTAAACGACATGGATGAGGCGGGTCTGCTACTCAGCGAGCCCTCTGCTCATCACAATGAACACTCAGATGATGGCACTGTGGAAATAGTCCTGGACTCAACGCTCAGCAGTgaagagcaggaggaggaaggcCACAAGCAGACAAGTTCCACTGAAATCCAAGAAGAGGAAAGCTCTTCCTTGCAACATTTCGACTCCAGTGGGGATGGAGAGCTCATGGAGTTGGATAGTCCTCCGCCGAAGGTTGAAAATCGCGAAGATGAATTGGAATTACATCATGAGCACACACTGGACATGCACCACATGTCGGATGTGACGCACAGACCGGATGTGGAGCAGCTAAAGGCGGAGCTGAAGCAAGCGGCGAGTGTGAGTGAATTGGCCAAGCCGGGATCCCAGATCGATCCCCAGCTGACGGCTCATCTCCAGAGGCTCTCCCAGCTGATTGATGGACTGCAGCAGACCTACCAGAAGACGGACAAACTGCAAGCGGATATGCGACCGGATCAGCTAAATGCCTTTTTGGCGCACTTTGACATCAAGAATCGGTACGAGATGATGAATCCCATGGAGGCCACCACACAGCAGGCCACATCCACCAGCACGACGACGCCAGAGCCACCCAGACACAGTACCACCAAACTACCCGAAGCCAATCGCAACAAGACGCGTCTTCAAGAGCATCTCTCCAAGCACCGATTGGAGCCGGAGACGAAGCTAATGCTCAGCAATTCCCTGCCCTTTAATGGGGCCACGGGTCAGGGCTATGCCAACTCCCAGATTGTGGTCAATCGTCCCGAGGGTTCGGTGATGTTTGCTCTACCGCCGCAGTACGGTATGAGCCAAGAGCAGGGGGGCTCCTCCTATACCTCACAGCAGACTCACTCTCAGACTCATTCCCAGAGTCACGAGTACAGCGATCATGAGCCAAAGATTTCAGAGGATACGCTCAAGACGGTGCTGGAGCTCTCTAAGCAGATGATTGCAGCCCAGAATGTGCCCAAGGTGCTGCCAAATCCGGGGTTTAATGGGTATTATGCTCAACCAATACTGCAGCCGGTGTATCTATCGGCACATGGGAATCCATTCCAGCAGTACTATGCACCGCAGCCGATGCCCAGCCACTATATGCAACACAAGAAACATTCGTCGGGTAGTTCCAGCGGAAATGGTGGCTACAACAAGCccagcaccaccatcatccACAACAATGTGATTCCTGTGCATCTTTCCAGCACCAGCTCGGGAGAGAAGGAGGTACTGGATACCTACGGACACAGTTTGGGTGTGTATCCCAGCCTGGACAAGCATCAACCCAGTGGCATGGACTACATGACCACAGCACGGCCCACGCCCACAGTCTCCAGTCAATATCCCTCGCCCTTTGCCTCAGAGTACACACTGACGACGCCGCGGCCCTTCCAGGAGCAGCCCTCTGCCGCGACAGTGTCCACTTATTACACGCCCAGTCCGCATCTAAGCGAACAGAATGTGAACCGCATCTTCCAGGCCACCGAATCGTATCCCACCATGAATATGCCGCGACCCATGGACATGAGCATGTTTCCGGGTGGACATTTGGAGCCGGGACAGGTGAGCATTCGACCCAATTCGCAAAAAATCGAAAGCATGGAGATGGATGCTGACGAGATGATTAAGGCCAGCAGctatgggaatggaaatgggaatgggaacagCTCCCCGCACGTACTGACCTACAGCAGCGACGGTGGCATCTCTggaggtggcggcggcggcggcggcatgaGCCATCAATTAGCACCCTCGGGAGCATATCTAGATCAGAGCtacaatcagcagcagcagcagcagcctcagcagcatcatcatcatccgtACATGCCTCGACCGACAATGAGCAGCAACATGTACAGCGACTCCGATGGCAATATGGAGCTCAATATGTTTAGTAATATGAATCCATACACTCCAGGAAAGGTTAATTATGGTGGAGGATCGAGCAACCCCTCACCCAATGGACAGCTAGTCAACTTCAATGGGAATTTTATTAGTTTGGACGTCTTTCAAAAGTCGATACTCCCACTGTTGACCAAATCCCCTTCGGCCATGTCGGAACTGGGAAATGTAGAGGTCATCACCTGCCAGACGGGTGTGCGCCAACCCAATCAGACGGATTGCACTCGCTACTTTGTGTGCAGCAAGAAGGACGGCAAAGTTCTCTCCTACTCGTGTCCTCCCTATACGGGTTTCAATAAGCAGACGCGGATCTGCGATGCCCAGACGTATGCCCAGTGCGGGAGTGTGATGCCTGCTTTCAGTGGCTATACCATAGACAGCAATAGACGCCTCCAGATGGAGACCATCAAGATGTTAAGCGAAGCTAAAAGGCGACAGGAGGCGGCCCTCAAGGCCCAGAGCATTGCCAGTCTTCTGCAGCAATATGGAAACACTGAAACAGGAGGAATATCATCAGGGATCTCCTCCAACATTGAACAGGATTCAATGGACAATGGATATATGGTAAACCTGTCCGACATGAGTCCggccacaaccacagccagACCACCCATCATCATTCAATCCAGCAGTAATTCCATAGgatcttcatcttcctctGGATCTTCTTCTGGGGGATCGGTGAAGAAGCGAAAGTACTACTGCAAGGAGGGCGACAAAATACCCGATCAGACATCGATCAGCAGCTACTTTGTGTGCTACAAGAATGCTCAGGGCCAGATGAAGGGCCACAAGATGAACTGCTCCAAGAGTCTGCTCTTCTGCCCCAAAACTCTCATGTGTACCCTGGCCTCCAAGTGCCAGGACTAG